In one Erinaceus europaeus chromosome 3, mEriEur2.1, whole genome shotgun sequence genomic region, the following are encoded:
- the LOC132537570 gene encoding tripartite motif-containing protein 75-like, with protein sequence MDQEGFLEELRAQASCPMCLEILRDPMTLACGHNCCESCLQQLWEGLLDVFPCPVCQHHCTPGGQRVNIQLRVLGDLLRQLPGTETRKRKRQAEGPWCPQHPQQVLSLFCEQDLELVCAQCGLSCEHSGHDLTPAPKAAAQHRQRLKAYLQPLKKQLADALRGLQLQGRETEVLSLQVQALKAELDSDLQESQQFLQRYLEVTDAQIFRAMETLYQTQESRDQLLAHSSSLQALERELARTSLQTDTQLLLRGPEVRQLLKRCEDFKGPEASSFQSQEAGPSLPHHYMGTYSMITRFQTPVSLDPETAHCSLLVGGCSKMVLFPRDTEDTGYEAKATGFTSHMAILGSQTFESGRHFWVVKISGKGTWALGVCKASFPRHALQPPSPSLGCWHLEQQVDSGPDSAHSHANHDWDSDIDSLRIGVFLDYELGELSLYHMQHRALIATIHDTFSDSLLPYFSARPESPTLSMKIITQKA encoded by the coding sequence ATGGACCAGGAAGGCTTCTTGGAGGAGCTGCGGGCACAGGCCAGCTGCCCCATGTGCCTGGAAATCCTGAGGGACCCTATGACCCTGGCCTGCGGGCACAACTGCTGTGAGTCCTGCCTGCAGCAGCTCTGGGAGGGCCTGCTGGACGTGTTCCCCTGCCCAGTCTGCCAGCACCACTGCACCCCTGGGGGGCAGCGGGTCAACATCCAGCTGAGGGTCCTGGGAGACCTGCTGAGGCAGCTGCCTGGCACAGAaaccaggaagaggaagaggcaggCAGAGGGCCCGTGGTGCCCGCAGCACCCACAGCAGGTGCTCAGCCTCTTCTGTGAGCAGGACCTGGAGCTGGTGTGCGCCCAGTGTGGGTTGTCCTGTGAGCACAGCGGGCACGACCTGACCCCTGCCCCCAAGGCAGCCGCTCAGCACAGGCAGAGGCTCAAGGCCTACCTGCAGCCCCTCAAGAAGCAGCTTGCTGATGCTCTGCGGGGCTTACAGCTgcagggcagagagacagaggtccTGAGCCTGCAGGTGCAGGCTCTCAAGGCAGAGCTGGACAGTGACTTGCAGGAGAGTCAGCAGTTCCTGCAGAGGTATCTGGAGGTCACAGACGCCCAGATCTTCAGGGCCATGGAGACTCTTTACCAAACCCAGGAGAGCAGAGACCAGCTGTTGGCGCACAGCTCCTCCCTCCAGGCTCTGGAGAGGGAGCTCGCCAGGACCAGCCTGCAGACAGACACCCAGCTCCTGCTCAGAGGCCCAGAAGTTCGCCAGCTGCTGAAAAGATGTGAAGACTTCAAGGGCCCGGAAGCCAGCTCCTTCCAGTCCCAGGAGGCCGGCCCTAGTCTCCCCCACCACTACATGGGCACCTACTCCAtgatcaccaggttccagaccccaGTGAGCCTGGACCCCGAAACGGCTCACTGCAGTCTGCTAGTGGGTGGCTGCAGCAAGATGGTCTTGTTCCCACGGGACACGGAGGACACTGGCTATGAGGCCAAGGCCACAGGCTTTACTTCCCACATGGCCATCCTGGGCTCCCAGACCTTTGAGTCCGGCCGGCATTTCTGGGTAGTGAAAATCTCGGGCAAGGGCACCTGGGCCTTGGGAGTGTGCAAGGCCTCCTTCCCCAGACATGCCCTACAGCCCCCGTCCCCAAGTCTGGGCTGCTGGCACCTGGAGCAGCAGGTTGACTCGGGCCCAGACTCTGCTCACAGCCATGCTAACCACGACTGGGACAGCGACATCGACAGCCTGCGCATCGGGGTCTTCCTGGACTATGAGCTCGGCGAGCTCTCCCTCTACCACATGCAGCACAGAGCCCTCATCGCCACCATCCACGACACCTTCTCCGACAGCCTGCTGCCCTACTTCTCTGCTAGGCCCGAGTCCCCGACCCTCTCCATGAAGATCATCACCCAGAAAGCCTGA